DNA sequence from the Sulfurimonas sp. HSL3-7 genome:
TAAGCGCTTCGTATCGGCTGAACCGGGCCCCTTTGATCGTGTTGACATTGATATCGATCGTGTAGTTTTCGGCCAGGGTAAGATCGGCGCCGCTCAGATTCGTGTTGCGAAAGAGAGTGTCGGTCAGATCCGTCTCCCTCAGATCGGCCCCGGAGAGGTCGCACTCCCTGAAGTCGACATCGTACGCTTTGCACTCTCTTATCACCATCGACTGCAGCGTAAGGCCGTAAAAAGAGGCGTAGTCCACTATACAGTTTATAAATGTGAACGGGGCGTCCAGCAGGATCTCCGAGTATGCGGCTTTCGTCCAGTCAATGCCGCTGAGCTTGCTCTCTTCAAAAACAACATTTGAGAACCTGCTGCCGTCGACCTTCACCACACTCAGGTTGCACTTGAGAAAACGGCAGTCGTCAAAGATGCAGTGGCGAAGCTGGGCCTCGCTGAAATCGCAGTTGATAAAGGTGCACTCTTCAAACTCTTTTGAGACGATCTCTGCTTCGGAGAGGTCCAGATCTATGAACTCCTCTGCGAAGTTGTCCTCCTGAAAGGGGGCTGGCTTCACGCTTCACCTCCGAAAACGGCACTACTCTCTGTCAGCTCCGCGTCACAGCTCAAACCCAGCTGCTCAATGAGGCCCGAAAACAACTCATCAAGACCGGCCCGCAGGAGCAGCTCGCGCTCTGATACAGGATGGGTAAAGGTCAGGGCATTGGCGTGAAGCAGCAGACGGTGGGCATTGAACTGCTCTCTGAAAAAACGGTTATGCTCCCCCCGTCCGTACTTCGTATCGCCGACGATCGGGTGGAGGATATGCTTCATGTGGCGCCTGAGCTGGTGCTTCCGCCCTGTCTGCGGATTCAGCTTCAGCAGCGAATACCGCGCCGTGTTGTAGCGACCCACCGCAAACGGCAGTTCGACCTGGCCGATCTTCTCATAGGCGGTCACCGCCTCCTGCGCTGCTTTGTCCTGCCGCGCTTTGGCATCCGTCATCTTGTCGAGCACCTCTTTGAGGGCATAGTCGATAAGACCTTTCTCATCGGTATAGCCTCGGACAAGGGCGACATACTGTTTTTTGAACGCATTCGCCTGCATCTGCTCGGAGAGAGCCCTGGCAATCTCTTTGGTAAGGGCGAAGAGCAGCACTCCCGACGTCGGTTTGTCGAGGCGGTGCACCGGGTAGACATATTGTCCAATCTGATCGCGCAGCATCTGAATGGCGAAACGCGTCTCGTCCTTGTCGATCCAGGAGCGGTGGACCAGAAGGTCGGTCGGCTTGTTTATTGCAACGAGGTACTCATCTCGATAGATTATCTCTAGTTCTTCCATTCGCGCATTATATACCAAAAATGTTCCATTCTATTTGCAGCCATGCAGATCATGGCTGAGGCGTGTTTCCTATATTGGTTCATCGTTTAAATCTATGATGCTCTTTTGAAAGTAAAACGGCTTGCCTATCTAGGCAGTTCCTGCTTTTCGCTTCTATCCGTTTTTGTCACTTCCATAAAATCGAGGTCATAGAACTTGCGCATCCAGAGATCGAGCGGACTTAGAAACTTGTAGATCGACGGCACGACGATCAACGTCAGCAGCATCGACGAGATAAGACCGCCGACAACCGCCGTCGCCATCGGCGAATTGCTCTCGTAACCCGCCCCTTTCATAAAGACAAGCGGCAGCATCGCAAAGACCATTGCAAAGGTGGTCATCAGGATCGGGCGCAGACGTTTTTCGCCTGCCAATATAAGCGCTTCACTGACACTCGAACCCTTGCGCAGCTGCTGGTTGGCAAAATCGACCAGCAGGACCGCATTTTTACCGACCATCCCCATCAGCAGGATGATCCCCATCATCGTAAAGAGATTGAAATTCTTGCCCGCGATGATCAGGGCCAGAAGCACCCCGATAAAGGACATCGGCAGCGCCACCATGATGATGAGCGGCTGCAGCAAAGATTCATAGAGGGCGGCCAGAATGATGTACATCATCAAAAAAGCGAGACCGAAGGCGAGGCCGAACTCTTTGCCCATCTTCTTCATCTCTTCCGCCATTCCTAGAAAGCCGTATTTCATCCCTTTTCCAAGGTCGTTGGCAATCCCGTTGACAGCCGTATCGACTGCTTCGCCCAGAGGGATGCCGTCGAGGTTGGCCGAAATGCTGATCTGGCGTTGTCGGTTGAAGTGGTGGATCGAGACCGGGCCTTCAGACTCGACAAAATTCACCAGCCCCTCCAGTGCGACAAAATCACCGTTGATCGTTTTGACCTCCAGATGTTTCAGGTCCTCCACCGTGCGGCGGTACTCGTCCGAAAAACGCATCGTGATGTCATACTGCTTGCCCCCCTCTTCAAATTGCGAAATCGCGCGGTCGCTTGAGAGTACGGTCGCGATGATACCACTGATCTCCTGTGCAGAGACCCCCATATGGGTGCTCTCCTCACGCTGAATATCGATGGTAAGTTCCGGTTTTCCCGACTCGTAATTGGTCGAGATCTCGACGATCCCCGGGTTTGTCTTCATGCGTGCAATGATCTTGTCGACAGTGGCCTGCAGGGAGTCGAAATCGTTGCCCTGGATGATCATCTGAAACGGCGTCGCCGCACCCGCCCCTTTGATGTTCGGAATATCCGCGACCGCGATCGTCTCAAACCCTTTAAATCCGGCAAGTGCCTTACGTGTCTGCACGATGATCTCTTCCTGTGTCGTTTTACGCTTGGAAACATCGCGCAGTTTGACGTAGATCTGCGACCTGTGGGCATCGCGCGTCGTGTTGTAGGCGACAGTCAACGCAGTGTATTCGACGAACTCGTTTTGACGGGTAAGCTCCGCCACCGCTTCCGAACGGCGCTGCATCTCTTCGAGACTGACGCCGATCGGCGCTTTAAGCGTGATCTCGAACTCGCTCTTATCCTCTTTCGGGACAAAGTCCATCCCGATGTTGCCCGCGAGCGAGAAACTTGCAAACAGGATCAGAAAGGTTGCCAAAATCGTTGTTTTGGCATACTTGACCGTCATACCGACCAGCTTAACGTAGCTGCGGTCGATAAAGACGAAGAGCGGCTCCGTCATATGGTAGAAACGCGACTCCCCTTTTTTCAGCACCCTCGCACTCACCGCCGGGATCAGCATGATCGCGACGAAGTAGGAGATAAAGATACCGATGGCCACCGTGAAGGCGAAGGCGTTAAAGAACTTCCCGACGATACCGCCCATCATACTGACCGGGATAAAGACGGCCAGAAGCATGGAAGAGATCGCCAGAATCGAAAACGCGATCTCGCGGGTCCCATCCTGCGCGGCTTCCACCTTGTCAAGCCCGGCTTCTATCTTTTTATAAATATTCTCGATGACAACGATCGCATCATCAATGAAGATACCGATCGCCAGCGTCAACCCCAGCATACTCACCTTGTTCAGCTCGTAACCAAACAGGTCCATCAGGAAAAAAGTCCCGATGATCGAGGTCGGGATCGCGATCGCCGAGACGATGGTCGCCGTCAGGTTGCGCAAAAAAAGAAAGACGATAATGATCGCCAGAATACCCCCGTAGATCAGGTCGAACAGGACATGGTCGAGCGACGCGTTGATAAAGTTCGAGGTATCGTTGAAATACTGCAATGTATAGTCGCCGCCGATACGCTCTTCGACATCAGGAATCACCTTCTTGATGCCGGCGATAACATTGAGGGTATTCGCATCCGAGATCTTCTGGATCTGCAGGATCACGCCCGGTTTTCCGTTAAAAGTAGACAGGCTCTCCGCATCTTCGAGCGTATCCTCCACCCGGGCGATATCACGGAGCTTGACCCCTTGAAGGATCTCAAAGTTCTCCAGCTCCGTAATGCTGTTCGCATTGGCCTGAACCTTGACCATCAGCTGGTCCTTGTCGGTGATCAGTTTGCCGCCGCTCATCTTGACATTCGAAGCCTGGATAAGCTGCTTCAGATCGACTGCGGAGATCCCGTATTTGCGTAGGGCAAAAGGGTCCGGATAGATCTTGATCTCGCGGTCCTGGTACCCGATGATGTTGATGCTACCCACCCCTCTTTGGCGCTCAAGCATCGGTTTGATCACCTCATCAACCGTCTGCATCAGACGGGTACTCTTGACCTTGTCCGAGGCGACGAAGAGTGAAAGTACAGGAGCAGAGCCGACATCCAGCTTACTGACTATAGGCTTTTCGACCCCGCTGTCAAGCTGAATCGCCGAGACCTTGTCGCGGACATCGTTGGCTGCTTCGGTAATATCGACCTCCATATCAAAGATCAACGTGACGACCGAGACGTTCTCGCTGCTCTCGGAATTTAGCTTATCCAGACCGGCGACCGACGAAACCGCCTCTTCGATCTTCTCGGTCACCTTTGACTCTACTGTCTCCGGATCGGCCCCGTAGTACATCGTCTTTACGGTCACGATCGGAAAATCGACCTTGGGAAAAAGCACGGTGTTCATGCTGCTGAAACTCATTAGACCGAAGATCACCAATGACAAAAAGAGCATCAGGGTGGTGATTGGCCGGGTAATTGCAAATTTATACATCAGTCAGCCTTGATCGTACCGTGCCCGAAAAGCCCGGCTTTGAGTGCAGTTGCAGGAACTTCCACCGTAACGGAACGTTTTTTGTCATCGATCGAAGGGTAGATCTTGACTATCTTGCCGCTAAAGCTCTTTTCGCTGCCGCTCACGACGTAGTCAAACGGCTGTCCCACTTTCAGCTTCTGCCAATACTTCTCGTCGACCGTTACCATCAGTTTCTGCTTTTTCGGTGTGATCAAAGTAAATAGGGTTTCCATCTTTGCCGAACTTACCCCGTCGCCGAGTTCGATCTCTTTGGAGGCGATTACACCGGAAAACGGCGCTTTCAGACGGGTCTTCTCATAGAGCGCCTTTTTATAGGAAAGATTGGCTTTGGCGTTGGACAGTTCGATCTTGGAGCGCTCATAACTCGAAACATACTGATCAAACAGCTCTTCATCGACAACATCCTGCACCTTTTCGAAACGTTCATACGCTTTTTTAGCGAAACGGAGGTTAACCTCAGCCAGTTCGATCTGCTTCTGTGCCAGGAGCATCGATGTTTTGAGGTCATCGTTGTCGAGCTCCAGCAGGACCTCACCTTTTTTGACGGTATCGCCGACATCGACATAGATTTTCTTCACCAATCCGCTTGTAGAAAGGACCAGATCCGCCTCTTTTTCCGCCTGCACATTGAAGGTCGCATAGATCTCTTCTGCAAGGCCCGCCGTTGCCAATAGTCCCAATATCATCATCTTTTTCATCATTTTACATACTCCTTCACATCAAATCCTGCATAATAGTAATAGCGTGCATAAGAGATCTCCAATGCACCCAAAGCCCTGTTGTACTGCGCCTGCGCTTCAATCTTTTGCGTCAATGCGTCAAGGTATTTCACATAGTCCACCACGCGCACCTGGTACTTTTTGTCAATGACCGCAAAAGTACGGTCCGACGCGCGCTGCGACAACAGTGCCGCTTCCAGAAGTTTTTTGGAACGTTCGATAGCCCGTTCCGCCAGTTTCAGGTCGGCATCTGCCTCTTTCTGCTTATAGGCAAGCTCCGCTTTAAGCGCGTTGTGCTCTGCCATCACGGCCTGACGCTGTTCGGAGGCGGCAGAGAAGTCCCAAAGGTTCATTGAAAGGTTGAGCATCAACACGTTTTGACTGTTGACCCGCTCAAATCCGAAAGCTTCCAGATTATCGTCTTTATACTCCGTATAGCCGTATTTGTCCGATAAAACGATGGTCGGATAGTTCGTACTGTCGGCCTGTTCCGCCTGATAGCGGACCGCCTCGGCCTGCGATGCCAATGATTTCAAGGCATCCATTTCTTCTCTCTGAGCGTACAGCGGCGGCATAATCGTGCTCTCGTCCACTTTCTCGACCACCTCGTTGGTCAGAGTATAGAGTTTCGCGATCACCTCGTCACGACTGTAGAGCTGCGAAGCGATCTCGTAGTCGGTATTGGCCACTGCTGCTCTGATCCGTTCGACATTGTCCTCGGTCGTGAGCTTCGCTCTGAAGAACTTCTCCTGGCGGTTGAGCTGTTCCTGAAGCTGCTCTCGCTTCTGATTGAGCGCGGCGAGATCGGCCTCTACCGTCTTGAGGTTAAAATAGTGCGTTGCCACCTCCATTGCGACCTCTTTCCTGGCCTGGGAGAGGTTGTAGCTGCTTGAACGTTTCAGACTGCTCTTCTCGTCAAGTATGTTTTCACGTTTGAAACCGTCCATAAGGACCAAGGAAGCCTCGGCATTGACATTATAGAGCTCTCCCGCATCCATCGGCCCTTTCGGGGAGGTGAAGTGTGCCGCTGCCCCCAGATCGATCCGGGGGTAGTAGGAGGACTTGACCGCTTCGTATGTCTGCTCCGAGGCATTCATCTTCTGTCGATAGACTTCGACCCGTTCGTTTTTCTGTGCCTTCTCGATCAATAGAGCCAGATCAGACCCGAAAAGAGAAACCGCGATCAGAGGTAGTATCAGTAGACGTTGCATTATGCTCCTTTTAGCATCGATATAAAAAGAGTACTAACCTCTTTTGTTTTGGCGTTAA
Encoded proteins:
- a CDS encoding pentapeptide repeat-containing protein → MKPAPFQEDNFAEEFIDLDLSEAEIVSKEFEECTFINCDFSEAQLRHCIFDDCRFLKCNLSVVKVDGSRFSNVVFEESKLSGIDWTKAAYSEILLDAPFTFINCIVDYASFYGLTLQSMVIRECKAYDVDFRECDLSGADLRETDLTDTLFRNTNLSGADLTLAENYTIDINVNTIKGARFSRYEALTLLEGLEITLVD
- the truC gene encoding tRNA pseudouridine(65) synthase TruC; translation: MEELEIIYRDEYLVAINKPTDLLVHRSWIDKDETRFAIQMLRDQIGQYVYPVHRLDKPTSGVLLFALTKEIARALSEQMQANAFKKQYVALVRGYTDEKGLIDYALKEVLDKMTDAKARQDKAAQEAVTAYEKIGQVELPFAVGRYNTARYSLLKLNPQTGRKHQLRRHMKHILHPIVGDTKYGRGEHNRFFREQFNAHRLLLHANALTFTHPVSERELLLRAGLDELFSGLIEQLGLSCDAELTESSAVFGGEA
- a CDS encoding efflux RND transporter permease subunit yields the protein MYKFAITRPITTLMLFLSLVIFGLMSFSSMNTVLFPKVDFPIVTVKTMYYGADPETVESKVTEKIEEAVSSVAGLDKLNSESSENVSVVTLIFDMEVDITEAANDVRDKVSAIQLDSGVEKPIVSKLDVGSAPVLSLFVASDKVKSTRLMQTVDEVIKPMLERQRGVGSINIIGYQDREIKIYPDPFALRKYGISAVDLKQLIQASNVKMSGGKLITDKDQLMVKVQANANSITELENFEILQGVKLRDIARVEDTLEDAESLSTFNGKPGVILQIQKISDANTLNVIAGIKKVIPDVEERIGGDYTLQYFNDTSNFINASLDHVLFDLIYGGILAIIIVFLFLRNLTATIVSAIAIPTSIIGTFFLMDLFGYELNKVSMLGLTLAIGIFIDDAIVVIENIYKKIEAGLDKVEAAQDGTREIAFSILAISSMLLAVFIPVSMMGGIVGKFFNAFAFTVAIGIFISYFVAIMLIPAVSARVLKKGESRFYHMTEPLFVFIDRSYVKLVGMTVKYAKTTILATFLILFASFSLAGNIGMDFVPKEDKSEFEITLKAPIGVSLEEMQRRSEAVAELTRQNEFVEYTALTVAYNTTRDAHRSQIYVKLRDVSKRKTTQEEIIVQTRKALAGFKGFETIAVADIPNIKGAGAATPFQMIIQGNDFDSLQATVDKIIARMKTNPGIVEISTNYESGKPELTIDIQREESTHMGVSAQEISGIIATVLSSDRAISQFEEGGKQYDITMRFSDEYRRTVEDLKHLEVKTINGDFVALEGLVNFVESEGPVSIHHFNRQRQISISANLDGIPLGEAVDTAVNGIANDLGKGMKYGFLGMAEEMKKMGKEFGLAFGLAFLMMYIILAALYESLLQPLIIMVALPMSFIGVLLALIIAGKNFNLFTMMGIILLMGMVGKNAVLLVDFANQQLRKGSSVSEALILAGEKRLRPILMTTFAMVFAMLPLVFMKGAGYESNSPMATAVVGGLISSMLLTLIVVPSIYKFLSPLDLWMRKFYDLDFMEVTKTDRSEKQELPR
- a CDS encoding efflux RND transporter periplasmic adaptor subunit is translated as MMKKMMILGLLATAGLAEEIYATFNVQAEKEADLVLSTSGLVKKIYVDVGDTVKKGEVLLELDNDDLKTSMLLAQKQIELAEVNLRFAKKAYERFEKVQDVVDEELFDQYVSSYERSKIELSNAKANLSYKKALYEKTRLKAPFSGVIASKEIELGDGVSSAKMETLFTLITPKKQKLMVTVDEKYWQKLKVGQPFDYVVSGSEKSFSGKIVKIYPSIDDKKRSVTVEVPATALKAGLFGHGTIKAD
- a CDS encoding TolC family protein, whose translation is MQRLLILPLIAVSLFGSDLALLIEKAQKNERVEVYRQKMNASEQTYEAVKSSYYPRIDLGAAAHFTSPKGPMDAGELYNVNAEASLVLMDGFKRENILDEKSSLKRSSSYNLSQARKEVAMEVATHYFNLKTVEADLAALNQKREQLQEQLNRQEKFFRAKLTTEDNVERIRAAVANTDYEIASQLYSRDEVIAKLYTLTNEVVEKVDESTIMPPLYAQREEMDALKSLASQAEAVRYQAEQADSTNYPTIVLSDKYGYTEYKDDNLEAFGFERVNSQNVLMLNLSMNLWDFSAASEQRQAVMAEHNALKAELAYKQKEADADLKLAERAIERSKKLLEAALLSQRASDRTFAVIDKKYQVRVVDYVKYLDALTQKIEAQAQYNRALGALEISYARYYYYAGFDVKEYVK